The proteins below come from a single Pleuronectes platessa chromosome 3, fPlePla1.1, whole genome shotgun sequence genomic window:
- the uso1 gene encoding general vesicular transport factor p115 isoform X2 produces the protein MNFLRGVIAGQAAGPQPTGADTIQKLCDRVASSTLLEDRRDAVRALKSLSKKYRLEVGTQAMDHLINILQTDRSDSEILGYALDTLYNIICNDEEEEQDAVTPLPVSGKHKNVSAPDENAQKQADDLGVQFTDTFIQDPEHVTLILSLLEEFDFHVRWPGVKLLTALLKNQCTQVQGVILVSPMGVSRLMDLLADSREVIRNDGLLLLQQLTKSNAAIQKIVAFESAFERLLDIITEEGSSDGGIVVEDCLLLLLNLLRNNSSNQNFFKEGPYIQKMKPWFEVGDDNSGWSAQKVTNLHLMLQLVRVMVSPVNSPGATASCQKSMYQCGLLQQLCTILMATGVPADILTETINTVSEVIRGSQVNQDYFASVNAPSNPPRPAIVVLLMSMVNERQPFVLRCAVLYCFQCFLYKNQKGQGEIVATLLPSTIDANSISAGQLLCGGLFSADSLSNWCAAVALAHALQDNLTQKEQLLRVQLATSLGKPPVSLLQQCTNILSQGDKIDRRGSKVQTRVGLLMLLCTWISNCPIAVTHFLHNQENVPFLTAQISENLGEDERLVQGLCALLLGICIYYNDNSLENYTKDKLKQLIEKRIGKENFVEKLCFITKHELYSRAAQKPQPVFPSPEQMLFDHEFTKLVKELEGVITKAVHKSSEDEKKEEEVKKTIEQHDNIVTQYKELIREQDAQIKELKEQLGSMSSQNEQTQATLMQQLSQIQQHKDQYNILKLKLGKENQSPSNGQGDGSQVNGLQTEELTQLREEVEELLKQQTLLQTQLSDKDALINSLKSEAAQTAEGSAGGSENTELLTELEALRSQVQSQASEINQLKTERQELVRRAEAASSDTVPSSDSSVDTDKVAELESRLAALTTETERLKGENKGLLESRADLEQQLASATSTVAILQTEKEKLQTDVQESKKEQDDLLMLLADQDQKIHSLKQRLKGLGETVEDEDDLDARDEDEEEEDDEEED, from the exons ATCCAGAAGCTGTGTGACAGAGTGGCCTCCTCAACACTCCTGGAGGACCGCCGAGATGCTGTCCGGGCGCTCAAGTCTCTGTCTAAG AAATATCGCTTGGAAGTTGGGACACAGGCAATGGATCACTTGATTAACATACTGCAAACAGACAG GTCCGACTCGGAAATTCTCGGCTATGCTTTGGACACACTGTACAACATCATCTGCaacgatgaggaggaagagcaag ACGCAGTaactcctctccctgtctcaggGAAGCATAAGAATGTGTCTGCGCCTG ATGAGAATGCCCAGAAGCAGGCAGATGACCTCGGAGTCCAGTTCACAGACACGTTCATCCAGGATCCCGAGCACGTGActcttattctctctctgtTGGAG gAGTTTGACTTTCATGTGCGTTGGCCGGGGGTGAAGCTGTTGACTGCTCTCCTGAAGAATCAGTGTACTCAGGTCCAGGGCGTCATCCTGGTCAGCCCCATGG gTGTTTCCCGACTAATGGACCTTTTGGCAGACTCAAGAGAAGTAATTCGCAATGAT GGATTGCTGTTGCTTCAGCAGCTGACTAAGAGCAACGCTGCCATTCAGAAAATTGTGGCATTTGAGAGCGCATTTGAGCGGCTCCTGGATATTATTACAGAAGAAGGTAGCAGTGATGGAG GTATCGTGGTGGAGGactgtttgctgctgctgctcaacctGCTGAGGAACAACAGCTCCAACCAGAATTTCTTCAAGGAGGGCCCCTACATCCAGAAAATGAAGCCCTGGTTCGAGGTCGGTGACGATAACTCGGGCTGGTCTGCACAGAAAGTCACCAACCTCCACCTAATGCTGCAG CTGGTGCGAGTCATGGTGTCTCCAGTGAACTCTCCTGGAGCGACGGCCAGTTGTCAGAAGTCCATGTACCAGTGTGGCCTGCTGCAGCAGTTATGCACCATCCTCATGGCCACTGGTGTTCCTGCTGACATCCTCACTGAG ACCATCAACACTGTATCAGAGGTCATCAGGGGCTCACAGGTCAACCAGGACTACTTTGCTTCTGTCAATGCTCCTTCAAACCCACCGAG ACCAGCGATCGTGGTCCTGCTCATGTCCATGGTGAATGAGAGACAACCGTTTGTGCTTCGCTGTGCAGTCCTCTACTGTTTCCAGTGTTTCCTCTACAAAAACCAGAAAGGCCAGGGGGAGATAGTGGCGACACTGCTGCCTTCCACTATTGATG CCAACTCCATCTCAGCGGGCCAGCTGCTGTGCGGAGGCCTCTTCTCAGCAGACTCTCTGTCCAACTGGTGTGCCGCTGTGGCCTTGGCTCACGCATTGCAGGACAACCTCACCCAGAAGGAGCAGCTGCTCAGGGTTCAACTTGCCACCAGCCTGGGCAAACCCCCcgtctctctgctgcagcagtgCACCAACATCCTCTCCCAG GGAGATAAGATCGACCGGCGG GGCAGTAAAGTCCAGACGAGGGTCGGCCTCCTCATGCTGCTGTGCACGTGGATCAGCAACTGTCCGATCGCTGTCACACACTTTCTACACAATCAGGAAAATGTTCCCTTT CTGACAGCTCAGATCTCAGAGAACCTGGGAGAGGATGAACGGCTGGTCCAGGGTCTGTGTGCGCTTCTGCTCGGCATCTGCATCTACTACAACGACAACTCATTGGAGAACTACACCAA AGATAAGCTGAAGCAGCTGATCGAGAAGCGAATTGGAAAGGAAAACTTTGTAGAGAAACTCTGCTTCATCACCAAACACGAGCTGTACTCGCGGGCGGCTCAGAAGCCACAGCCCGTCTTCCCGTCTCCAGAGCAGATGCTGTTTGACCACGAGTTCACCAAGTTGGTCAAAGAACTGGAGG GTGTTATCACCAAGGCGGTTCATAAATCCAGTGAGGACGagaaaaaggaagaggaggtgaagaagacaaTAGAGCAACATGACAACATCGTAACTCAGTACAAAGAGCTGATCAGAGAACAG GATGCTCAGATCAAGGAGCTCAAGGAGCAGTTGGGCTCCATGTCGTCTCAGAACGAACAGACGCAGGCTACCCTCATGCAGCAGCTGTCCCAGATCCAGCAGCACAAAGACCAGTACAACATCCTCAAGCTGAAGTTAG GGAAGGAGAACCAGAGTCCGTCTAACGGTCAGGGAGACGGCTCCCAGGTGAACGGGCTGCAGACAGAGGAGCTGACGCAGctcagagaggaagtggaggagctgCTCAAGCAACAGACACTTCTCCAGACACAACTCAGTGACAAGGACGCACTCATCAACAGCCTG AAGTCCGAGGCAGCACAGACAGCGGAGGGGTCAGCTGGAGGATCAGAGAACACAGAACTACTTACG GAGCTGGAGGCTTTGAGGAGTCAGGTTCAGTCCCAGGCGTCAGAAATCAACCAgctgaagacagagagacaagaaCTTGTCAGGAGAGCAGAAGCTGCG TCCTCAGACACAGTCCCCAGCAGCGACAGCTCCGTAGACACAGACAAGGTGGCAGAACTAGAGAGCAGACTTGCAGCACTGAcaactgagacagagagactcAAG GGGGAGAACAAGGGCCTGTTGGAGAGCCGGGCCGACCTCGAGCAGCAGTTGGCTTCTGCCACCAGCACGGTGGCCATCCTgcagacggagaaggagaagctgcagacGGACGTTCAGGAGTCCAAGAAGGAGCAGGACGACCTCCTGATGCTGCTCGCCGACCAGGACCAGAAGATCCACAGCCTCAAGCAGAGGCTCAAAGGCCTGGGAGAAACG GTGGAAGATGAAGACGACCTCGATGCCagggacgaggacgaggaggaggaggacgacgaagaggaagattaa
- the uso1 gene encoding general vesicular transport factor p115 isoform X5 → MNFLRGVIAGQAAGPQPTGADTIQKLCDRVASSTLLEDRRDAVRALKSLSKKYRLEVGTQAMDHLINILQTDRSDSEILGYALDTLYNIICNDEEEEQDENAQKQADDLGVQFTDTFIQDPEHVTLILSLLEEFDFHVRWPGVKLLTALLKNQCTQVQGVILVSPMGVSRLMDLLADSREVIRNDGLLLLQQLTKSNAAIQKIVAFESAFERLLDIITEEGSSDGGIVVEDCLLLLLNLLRNNSSNQNFFKEGPYIQKMKPWFEVGDDNSGWSAQKVTNLHLMLQLVRVMVSPVNSPGATASCQKSMYQCGLLQQLCTILMATGVPADILTETINTVSEVIRGSQVNQDYFASVNAPSNPPRPAIVVLLMSMVNERQPFVLRCAVLYCFQCFLYKNQKGQGEIVATLLPSTIDANSISAGQLLCGGLFSADSLSNWCAAVALAHALQDNLTQKEQLLRVQLATSLGKPPVSLLQQCTNILSQGDKIDRRGSKVQTRVGLLMLLCTWISNCPIAVTHFLHNQENVPFLTAQISENLGEDERLVQGLCALLLGICIYYNDNSLENYTKDKLKQLIEKRIGKENFVEKLCFITKHELYSRAAQKPQPVFPSPEQMLFDHEFTKLVKELEGVITKAVHKSSEDEKKEEEVKKTIEQHDNIVTQYKELIREQDAQIKELKEQLGSMSSQNEQTQATLMQQLSQIQQHKDQYNILKLKLGKENQSPSNGQGDGSQVNGLQTEELTQLREEVEELLKQQTLLQTQLSDKDALINSLKSEAAQTAEGSAGGSENTELLTELEALRSQVQSQASEINQLKTERQELVRRAEAASSDTVPSSDSSVDTDKVAELESRLAALTTETERLKGENKGLLESRADLEQQLASATSTVAILQTEKEKLQTDVQESKKEQDDLLMLLADQDQKIHSLKQRLKGLGETVEDEDDLDARDEDEEEEDDEEED, encoded by the exons ATCCAGAAGCTGTGTGACAGAGTGGCCTCCTCAACACTCCTGGAGGACCGCCGAGATGCTGTCCGGGCGCTCAAGTCTCTGTCTAAG AAATATCGCTTGGAAGTTGGGACACAGGCAATGGATCACTTGATTAACATACTGCAAACAGACAG GTCCGACTCGGAAATTCTCGGCTATGCTTTGGACACACTGTACAACATCATCTGCaacgatgaggaggaagagcaag ATGAGAATGCCCAGAAGCAGGCAGATGACCTCGGAGTCCAGTTCACAGACACGTTCATCCAGGATCCCGAGCACGTGActcttattctctctctgtTGGAG gAGTTTGACTTTCATGTGCGTTGGCCGGGGGTGAAGCTGTTGACTGCTCTCCTGAAGAATCAGTGTACTCAGGTCCAGGGCGTCATCCTGGTCAGCCCCATGG gTGTTTCCCGACTAATGGACCTTTTGGCAGACTCAAGAGAAGTAATTCGCAATGAT GGATTGCTGTTGCTTCAGCAGCTGACTAAGAGCAACGCTGCCATTCAGAAAATTGTGGCATTTGAGAGCGCATTTGAGCGGCTCCTGGATATTATTACAGAAGAAGGTAGCAGTGATGGAG GTATCGTGGTGGAGGactgtttgctgctgctgctcaacctGCTGAGGAACAACAGCTCCAACCAGAATTTCTTCAAGGAGGGCCCCTACATCCAGAAAATGAAGCCCTGGTTCGAGGTCGGTGACGATAACTCGGGCTGGTCTGCACAGAAAGTCACCAACCTCCACCTAATGCTGCAG CTGGTGCGAGTCATGGTGTCTCCAGTGAACTCTCCTGGAGCGACGGCCAGTTGTCAGAAGTCCATGTACCAGTGTGGCCTGCTGCAGCAGTTATGCACCATCCTCATGGCCACTGGTGTTCCTGCTGACATCCTCACTGAG ACCATCAACACTGTATCAGAGGTCATCAGGGGCTCACAGGTCAACCAGGACTACTTTGCTTCTGTCAATGCTCCTTCAAACCCACCGAG ACCAGCGATCGTGGTCCTGCTCATGTCCATGGTGAATGAGAGACAACCGTTTGTGCTTCGCTGTGCAGTCCTCTACTGTTTCCAGTGTTTCCTCTACAAAAACCAGAAAGGCCAGGGGGAGATAGTGGCGACACTGCTGCCTTCCACTATTGATG CCAACTCCATCTCAGCGGGCCAGCTGCTGTGCGGAGGCCTCTTCTCAGCAGACTCTCTGTCCAACTGGTGTGCCGCTGTGGCCTTGGCTCACGCATTGCAGGACAACCTCACCCAGAAGGAGCAGCTGCTCAGGGTTCAACTTGCCACCAGCCTGGGCAAACCCCCcgtctctctgctgcagcagtgCACCAACATCCTCTCCCAG GGAGATAAGATCGACCGGCGG GGCAGTAAAGTCCAGACGAGGGTCGGCCTCCTCATGCTGCTGTGCACGTGGATCAGCAACTGTCCGATCGCTGTCACACACTTTCTACACAATCAGGAAAATGTTCCCTTT CTGACAGCTCAGATCTCAGAGAACCTGGGAGAGGATGAACGGCTGGTCCAGGGTCTGTGTGCGCTTCTGCTCGGCATCTGCATCTACTACAACGACAACTCATTGGAGAACTACACCAA AGATAAGCTGAAGCAGCTGATCGAGAAGCGAATTGGAAAGGAAAACTTTGTAGAGAAACTCTGCTTCATCACCAAACACGAGCTGTACTCGCGGGCGGCTCAGAAGCCACAGCCCGTCTTCCCGTCTCCAGAGCAGATGCTGTTTGACCACGAGTTCACCAAGTTGGTCAAAGAACTGGAGG GTGTTATCACCAAGGCGGTTCATAAATCCAGTGAGGACGagaaaaaggaagaggaggtgaagaagacaaTAGAGCAACATGACAACATCGTAACTCAGTACAAAGAGCTGATCAGAGAACAG GATGCTCAGATCAAGGAGCTCAAGGAGCAGTTGGGCTCCATGTCGTCTCAGAACGAACAGACGCAGGCTACCCTCATGCAGCAGCTGTCCCAGATCCAGCAGCACAAAGACCAGTACAACATCCTCAAGCTGAAGTTAG GGAAGGAGAACCAGAGTCCGTCTAACGGTCAGGGAGACGGCTCCCAGGTGAACGGGCTGCAGACAGAGGAGCTGACGCAGctcagagaggaagtggaggagctgCTCAAGCAACAGACACTTCTCCAGACACAACTCAGTGACAAGGACGCACTCATCAACAGCCTG AAGTCCGAGGCAGCACAGACAGCGGAGGGGTCAGCTGGAGGATCAGAGAACACAGAACTACTTACG GAGCTGGAGGCTTTGAGGAGTCAGGTTCAGTCCCAGGCGTCAGAAATCAACCAgctgaagacagagagacaagaaCTTGTCAGGAGAGCAGAAGCTGCG TCCTCAGACACAGTCCCCAGCAGCGACAGCTCCGTAGACACAGACAAGGTGGCAGAACTAGAGAGCAGACTTGCAGCACTGAcaactgagacagagagactcAAG GGGGAGAACAAGGGCCTGTTGGAGAGCCGGGCCGACCTCGAGCAGCAGTTGGCTTCTGCCACCAGCACGGTGGCCATCCTgcagacggagaaggagaagctgcagacGGACGTTCAGGAGTCCAAGAAGGAGCAGGACGACCTCCTGATGCTGCTCGCCGACCAGGACCAGAAGATCCACAGCCTCAAGCAGAGGCTCAAAGGCCTGGGAGAAACG GTGGAAGATGAAGACGACCTCGATGCCagggacgaggacgaggaggaggaggacgacgaagaggaagattaa
- the uso1 gene encoding general vesicular transport factor p115 isoform X6, which yields MNFLRGVIAGQAAGPQPTGADTIQKLCDRVASSTLLEDRRDAVRALKSLSKKYRLEVGTQAMDHLINILQTDRSDSEILGYALDTLYNIICNDEEEEQDENAQKQADDLGVQFTDTFIQDPEHVTLILSLLEEFDFHVRWPGVKLLTALLKNQCTQVQGVILVSPMGVSRLMDLLADSREVIRNDGLLLLQQLTKSNAAIQKIVAFESAFERLLDIITEEGSSDGGIVVEDCLLLLLNLLRNNSSNQNFFKEGPYIQKMKPWFEVGDDNSGWSAQKVTNLHLMLQLVRVMVSPVNSPGATASCQKSMYQCGLLQQLCTILMATGVPADILTETINTVSEVIRGSQVNQDYFASVNAPSNPPRPAIVVLLMSMVNERQPFVLRCAVLYCFQCFLYKNQKGQGEIVATLLPSTIDANSISAGQLLCGGLFSADSLSNWCAAVALAHALQDNLTQKEQLLRVQLATSLGKPPVSLLQQCTNILSQGSKVQTRVGLLMLLCTWISNCPIAVTHFLHNQENVPFLTAQISENLGEDERLVQGLCALLLGICIYYNDNSLENYTKDKLKQLIEKRIGKENFVEKLCFITKHELYSRAAQKPQPVFPSPEQMLFDHEFTKLVKELEGVITKAVHKSSEDEKKEEEVKKTIEQHDNIVTQYKELIREQDAQIKELKEQLGSMSSQNEQTQATLMQQLSQIQQHKDQYNILKLKLGKENQSPSNGQGDGSQVNGLQTEELTQLREEVEELLKQQTLLQTQLSDKDALINSLKSEAAQTAEGSAGGSENTELLTELEALRSQVQSQASEINQLKTERQELVRRAEAASSDTVPSSDSSVDTDKVAELESRLAALTTETERLKGENKGLLESRADLEQQLASATSTVAILQTEKEKLQTDVQESKKEQDDLLMLLADQDQKIHSLKQRLKGLGETVEDEDDLDARDEDEEEEDDEEED from the exons ATCCAGAAGCTGTGTGACAGAGTGGCCTCCTCAACACTCCTGGAGGACCGCCGAGATGCTGTCCGGGCGCTCAAGTCTCTGTCTAAG AAATATCGCTTGGAAGTTGGGACACAGGCAATGGATCACTTGATTAACATACTGCAAACAGACAG GTCCGACTCGGAAATTCTCGGCTATGCTTTGGACACACTGTACAACATCATCTGCaacgatgaggaggaagagcaag ATGAGAATGCCCAGAAGCAGGCAGATGACCTCGGAGTCCAGTTCACAGACACGTTCATCCAGGATCCCGAGCACGTGActcttattctctctctgtTGGAG gAGTTTGACTTTCATGTGCGTTGGCCGGGGGTGAAGCTGTTGACTGCTCTCCTGAAGAATCAGTGTACTCAGGTCCAGGGCGTCATCCTGGTCAGCCCCATGG gTGTTTCCCGACTAATGGACCTTTTGGCAGACTCAAGAGAAGTAATTCGCAATGAT GGATTGCTGTTGCTTCAGCAGCTGACTAAGAGCAACGCTGCCATTCAGAAAATTGTGGCATTTGAGAGCGCATTTGAGCGGCTCCTGGATATTATTACAGAAGAAGGTAGCAGTGATGGAG GTATCGTGGTGGAGGactgtttgctgctgctgctcaacctGCTGAGGAACAACAGCTCCAACCAGAATTTCTTCAAGGAGGGCCCCTACATCCAGAAAATGAAGCCCTGGTTCGAGGTCGGTGACGATAACTCGGGCTGGTCTGCACAGAAAGTCACCAACCTCCACCTAATGCTGCAG CTGGTGCGAGTCATGGTGTCTCCAGTGAACTCTCCTGGAGCGACGGCCAGTTGTCAGAAGTCCATGTACCAGTGTGGCCTGCTGCAGCAGTTATGCACCATCCTCATGGCCACTGGTGTTCCTGCTGACATCCTCACTGAG ACCATCAACACTGTATCAGAGGTCATCAGGGGCTCACAGGTCAACCAGGACTACTTTGCTTCTGTCAATGCTCCTTCAAACCCACCGAG ACCAGCGATCGTGGTCCTGCTCATGTCCATGGTGAATGAGAGACAACCGTTTGTGCTTCGCTGTGCAGTCCTCTACTGTTTCCAGTGTTTCCTCTACAAAAACCAGAAAGGCCAGGGGGAGATAGTGGCGACACTGCTGCCTTCCACTATTGATG CCAACTCCATCTCAGCGGGCCAGCTGCTGTGCGGAGGCCTCTTCTCAGCAGACTCTCTGTCCAACTGGTGTGCCGCTGTGGCCTTGGCTCACGCATTGCAGGACAACCTCACCCAGAAGGAGCAGCTGCTCAGGGTTCAACTTGCCACCAGCCTGGGCAAACCCCCcgtctctctgctgcagcagtgCACCAACATCCTCTCCCAG GGCAGTAAAGTCCAGACGAGGGTCGGCCTCCTCATGCTGCTGTGCACGTGGATCAGCAACTGTCCGATCGCTGTCACACACTTTCTACACAATCAGGAAAATGTTCCCTTT CTGACAGCTCAGATCTCAGAGAACCTGGGAGAGGATGAACGGCTGGTCCAGGGTCTGTGTGCGCTTCTGCTCGGCATCTGCATCTACTACAACGACAACTCATTGGAGAACTACACCAA AGATAAGCTGAAGCAGCTGATCGAGAAGCGAATTGGAAAGGAAAACTTTGTAGAGAAACTCTGCTTCATCACCAAACACGAGCTGTACTCGCGGGCGGCTCAGAAGCCACAGCCCGTCTTCCCGTCTCCAGAGCAGATGCTGTTTGACCACGAGTTCACCAAGTTGGTCAAAGAACTGGAGG GTGTTATCACCAAGGCGGTTCATAAATCCAGTGAGGACGagaaaaaggaagaggaggtgaagaagacaaTAGAGCAACATGACAACATCGTAACTCAGTACAAAGAGCTGATCAGAGAACAG GATGCTCAGATCAAGGAGCTCAAGGAGCAGTTGGGCTCCATGTCGTCTCAGAACGAACAGACGCAGGCTACCCTCATGCAGCAGCTGTCCCAGATCCAGCAGCACAAAGACCAGTACAACATCCTCAAGCTGAAGTTAG GGAAGGAGAACCAGAGTCCGTCTAACGGTCAGGGAGACGGCTCCCAGGTGAACGGGCTGCAGACAGAGGAGCTGACGCAGctcagagaggaagtggaggagctgCTCAAGCAACAGACACTTCTCCAGACACAACTCAGTGACAAGGACGCACTCATCAACAGCCTG AAGTCCGAGGCAGCACAGACAGCGGAGGGGTCAGCTGGAGGATCAGAGAACACAGAACTACTTACG GAGCTGGAGGCTTTGAGGAGTCAGGTTCAGTCCCAGGCGTCAGAAATCAACCAgctgaagacagagagacaagaaCTTGTCAGGAGAGCAGAAGCTGCG TCCTCAGACACAGTCCCCAGCAGCGACAGCTCCGTAGACACAGACAAGGTGGCAGAACTAGAGAGCAGACTTGCAGCACTGAcaactgagacagagagactcAAG GGGGAGAACAAGGGCCTGTTGGAGAGCCGGGCCGACCTCGAGCAGCAGTTGGCTTCTGCCACCAGCACGGTGGCCATCCTgcagacggagaaggagaagctgcagacGGACGTTCAGGAGTCCAAGAAGGAGCAGGACGACCTCCTGATGCTGCTCGCCGACCAGGACCAGAAGATCCACAGCCTCAAGCAGAGGCTCAAAGGCCTGGGAGAAACG GTGGAAGATGAAGACGACCTCGATGCCagggacgaggacgaggaggaggaggacgacgaagaggaagattaa